GTCAGCTTGAATTTGCGTGAGATATAGTTTATCTGCTTTAGGTAAATATTGTTTAAATAACTCGCCGCCGCCAATCAACATAATTTCATCAAATTCTTTGACAAAATCGACCGCACTTTCAAAATTCTCTTTCCAGATGACACCTTCATATACGTAAGGCGTGCGTGAAAGGACGATATTGGTGCGTTTAGGCAATGGGCGACCAATACTTTCAAAGGTTTTACGGCCCATAATCACTGGTTTGCCCGTGGTGTTTTTACGAAACCAGGCTAAATCAGCAGGTAAGTGCCAAGGCATTTGATTATCTTTTCCGATGACGTTATTTTTTGTTGTCGCAACGATCAAACTTAATGTCATATTTTCTATCCTATTTTTATTTTTTTGCACTATATCATAGCTATTCACAAAATCTGTATATGAGGTTGGATTTTTCGTGATTTTTATTAATTTTAGTGCTAATTTAACCGCACTTTTCTATTTTTTCACTGGGGATAAACTATGTCGGCAAATCGCAAAACAATCGTCGTAAAATTTGGTACTAG
This portion of the Haemophilus parainfluenzae T3T1 genome encodes:
- the folA gene encoding type 3 dihydrofolate reductase: MTLSLIVATTKNNVIGKDNQMPWHLPADLAWFRKNTTGKPVIMGRKTFESIGRPLPKRTNIVLSRTPYVYEGVIWKENFESAVDFVKEFDEIMLIGGGELFKQYLPKADKLYLTQIQADIDGDTFFPEINWAEWSIEFEEYRQADADNPYDCRFLILQRKKNKLKA